The proteins below come from a single Stomoxys calcitrans chromosome 1, idStoCalc2.1, whole genome shotgun sequence genomic window:
- the LOC106087372 gene encoding probable cytochrome P450 305a1, which produces MVPLLIFIAIIVCYVAFMLWQSMRRPNNYPPGPDFVPWAGNTMQLRKQAAALGGQHKAFEKWSKEYNSNILGLKLGQDYVVVVLTYQLVKEVNLQEVFEGRPDTFFLRLRTMGTRKGITCTDGKLWYEHRNFAMKQMRNVGYGRSEMEKRIEKETHSLLKFIYELSSVPVFPSTFLAQSVINVLWSMTAGQRFERGDKRMAKLLSLMGRRSKVFDISGGLLTQFPWLRFVAPNKTGYNLIRQLNKEMYDFFMESIEHHKTTMTKENAEQDLIYAYLWEMQQEISNNNENTTFNETQLVMTILDLFIAGSQTTSTTIDLSLMTLAMKPEIEKRIYEEIIANTKSKEFPNLGNKSYYPYTEAFLMEVQRFYHIAPITGPRRALWDTKLAGYDIPKNTTIFITASSVLKDHDHWVDPDVFRPERFIDAEGRTFRDEYFIPFGMGRRRCLGDALARACLFSFVVKIVENFKLLLTQNKEDQPTMKLLPGITLSPKPYKLKFVPRHEHFPYQD; this is translated from the coding sequence GTCCTGATTTTGTTCCCTGGGCTGGCAACACCATGCAATTGCGAAAGCAGGCTGCAGCTTTGGGAGGACAGCACAAAGCTTTCGAGAAATGGTCAAAAGAATATAACTCCAATATTCTAGGACTTAAACTTGGTCAGGATTATGTTGTGGTGGTCCTTACCTATCAGCTGGTGAAGGAAGTCAATTTACAGGAGGTATTTGAGGGACGACCGGATACTTTCTTTCTGCGCCTGCGTACAATGGGCACACGCAAAGGCATCACCTGTACAGATGGCAAACTTTGGTATGAACATCGAAATTTTGCCATGAAACAAATGCGGAATGTAGGCTATGGCCGTTCCGAAATGGAGAAACGCATTGAAAAGGAGACCCACAGTTTGCTAAAATTCATCTATGAACTTAGTTCGGTTCCTGTGTTCCCGAGTACATTTTTGGCTCAAAGTGTCATCAATGTTTTGTGGTCTATGACAGCGGGTCAACGTTTTGAGCGAGGCGATAAACGTATGGCCAAGTTATTAAGTCTGATGGGTCGTCGTTCTAAGGTATTTGATATCTCCGGAGGCTTATTGACCCAATTTCCCTGGCTGCGTTTTGTGGCACCCAATAAGACGGGCTACAATTTAATACGTCAGCTAAATAAGGAAATGTATGACTTCTTTATGGAAAGCATTGAACACCATAAGACCACTATGACCAAAGAGAATGCTGAACAGGATTTGATATATGCCTATCTGTGGGAAATGCAACAGGAAATCAGCAATAATAATGAGAATACCACCTTCAACGAAACCCAATTGGTAATGACCATTCTGGATTTATTCATAGCCGGCTCGCAGACTACCAGCACCACCATAGATCTGAGCTTGATGACTTTGGCCATGAAGCCGGAAATCGAAAAGCGCATATATGAGGAAATAATAGCGAACACCAAAAGCAAAGAATTTCCCAATTTGGGCAATAAATCCTATTACCCCTACACCGAAGCCTTTCTCATGGAGGTACAGCGTTTCTATCACATTGCCCCGATAACAGGACCACGCAGAGCATTGTGGGATACAAAGTTAGCGGGTTATGATattcccaaaaataccaccattTTTATTACGGCCAGTAGTGTTTTAAAAGATCACGACCATTGGGTGGACCCAGATGTTTTCAGGCCAGAACGTTTTATAGACGCCGAGGGCAGAACTTTCCGAGATGAGTATTTCATACCCTTCGGCATGGGAAGGAGACGTTGTCTAGGCGATGCTCTGGCCAGAGCCTGCTTATTTTCGTTCGTAGTCAAAATTGTTGAGAACTTTAAATTGCTCTTAACTCAAAACAAAGAGGATCAGCCAACCATGAAGCTATTGCCCGGCATTACATTATCTCCGAAACCCTACAAGCTGAAGTTTGTGCCAAGACATGAACATTTTCCTTATCAAGACTAG